One part of the Verrucomicrobiia bacterium genome encodes these proteins:
- a CDS encoding DUF420 domain-containing protein, with protein MTVADLPALNAGLNGVATVLLVLGFVFIRQGRKEAHRRCMLAAFSTSVIFLVSYVAHKILVQGVHTRLGADGWVRAVYYPMLISHIVLAAAIVPMALITITRALRERFDAHRRIARWTWPVWMYVSVTGVLIYFMLYHWFPAG; from the coding sequence ATGACGGTTGCGGATCTGCCGGCGTTGAATGCGGGGTTGAACGGGGTGGCGACGGTGCTGTTGGTGCTGGGATTCGTGTTCATCCGGCAGGGACGGAAGGAGGCGCATCGACGCTGCATGCTGGCGGCGTTTTCGACCTCGGTGATTTTCCTGGTGTCGTACGTGGCGCACAAGATCCTGGTGCAGGGGGTGCATACGCGGCTGGGGGCGGACGGGTGGGTGCGGGCGGTGTACTACCCGATGCTGATCTCGCACATCGTGCTGGCGGCGGCGATCGTGCCGATGGCGCTGATCACGATCACGCGGGCGCTGCGCGAGCGGTTCGATGCGCACCGGCGGATTGCGCGGTGGACGTGGCCGGTGTGGATGTATGTCTCGGTGACCGGGGTGCTGATTTATTTCATGCTCTACCACTGGTTTCCGGCAGGTTGA
- a CDS encoding SCO family protein, whose translation MERHFRWLLLSGAVLLVAMAVLRMTMPRGPVETAAPMPVLHEVGAFSVTNAAGVPFGLEDLGGRPWAVNLIFTRCPGPCAQLTGVMRSVQERLPAGSRAGLMTLTSDPEYDTPAVLRAYGSKFGADGSRWHFVTGTRAEIRRLAIERLLLVLQDIPEEERQSPDDLFLHSTAIVLLDGQGRWRGTMEGLEPGAAERVVEALRMLESEGRR comes from the coding sequence ATGGAACGACATTTTCGATGGCTGTTGCTTTCCGGGGCGGTGCTGCTGGTGGCGATGGCGGTGCTGCGGATGACGATGCCGCGCGGGCCGGTGGAGACGGCAGCACCGATGCCGGTGCTGCATGAGGTCGGGGCGTTTTCGGTGACCAATGCGGCGGGGGTTCCGTTCGGGCTGGAGGATCTGGGCGGACGGCCCTGGGCGGTGAACCTGATCTTCACCCGGTGTCCGGGGCCCTGTGCGCAACTGACGGGCGTCATGCGCTCGGTGCAGGAGCGGTTGCCGGCGGGTTCCCGGGCGGGGTTGATGACCTTGACGTCGGATCCGGAGTACGACACGCCGGCGGTATTGAGGGCGTACGGTTCCAAGTTTGGGGCGGACGGGAGCCGCTGGCATTTTGTGACCGGAACGCGGGCGGAGATCCGGAGGCTGGCGATCGAGCGGTTGCTGCTGGTGTTGCAGGACATTCCCGAGGAGGAACGGCAATCGCCGGACGACCTGTTTCTGCACAGCACGGCCATCGTGCTGCTGGACGGGCAGGGGCGGTGGCGCGGCACGATGGAAGGTTTGGAGCCGGGGGCGGCGGAGCGGGTGGTGGAGGCGCTGCGGATGCTGGAGTCGGAGGGGCGCCGATGA